A window of the Bacillus andreraoultii genome harbors these coding sequences:
- a CDS encoding MgtC/SapB family protein yields the protein MNLEVLIKLGVTAILGLIIGLEREIKRKPIGLKTSLVISIVACLLTIVSIESAYRAIPGHKGVNITMDPLRLAAQIVSGIGFLGAGAILRRGNDSISGLTTAAIIWGAAGIGIAVGAGFYFEAIAGVIFIMISVELIPSVMTWIGPKQLREKEMKLDIIVSESKYVKFVIETIQQQKITVYRIRIRDLKDGGHSIQLNIGVNYKLKLTSLYELVSQMNGVKQVEIESL from the coding sequence GTGAATTTAGAAGTGTTAATTAAACTTGGAGTAACGGCCATTCTTGGTTTAATCATTGGTCTAGAGCGTGAAATCAAACGAAAGCCGATTGGTTTAAAGACATCATTAGTTATTTCAATTGTTGCTTGTCTCCTTACAATCGTTTCAATTGAATCTGCGTATCGCGCTATACCTGGTCACAAAGGTGTTAACATTACGATGGATCCGCTTCGTTTAGCTGCTCAAATTGTCTCTGGAATTGGTTTCTTGGGGGCAGGAGCTATTTTAAGGAGAGGAAATGACAGTATATCTGGTTTAACGACAGCAGCTATTATATGGGGAGCTGCAGGAATCGGAATTGCTGTAGGTGCCGGGTTTTATTTCGAGGCCATCGCAGGAGTCATCTTTATTATGATAAGTGTTGAACTAATTCCTTCAGTTATGACTTGGATAGGTCCTAAACAATTGAGAGAAAAGGAAATGAAGCTAGACATTATTGTATCTGAAAGTAAGTATGTGAAATTTGTTATTGAAACCATTCAGCAACAAAAAATAACGGTCTATCGCATACGAATTCGGGATTTGAAAGATGGGGGTCATTCAATTCAATTAAACATTGGGGTTAACTACAAACTAAAATTAACAAGTTTGTATGAATTAGTCTCACAAATGAATGGAGTAAAACAAGTTGAAATTGAGAGTTTATAA